Sequence from the Hamadaea flava genome:
TTTGTGGCCGCCCGCGCCACCAGTACGCCGAGCACCAGCGTCCCCGTGTTGTAGCGCCAGCGCGTACCGGGCTGATCCATCAGGGGCAGTTCGCCGAACCGCCGGATCCACTCGTCCGGGTCGAGCGGCGTACGCGGATCGGGCACGTCCAGCACCAGCTCCGCGTCCCGGGCCGCCTCGATGATCGGGTACGCGGGCTGGAACGACGGCTCGGTGATCATCCCGTGCCCGAGCCGGAAGGTGAGCAGGTCCTCCACCGTGATCGGCCGCTCGGCCGGGACCGTGTCGTCGAGCGGCGCGTCGAGCGTACGCAGCACCCGCCGGTCGGCCAGTTCGGGGAGCAGCCGGTCGACCGGCTCGTCGAGGGCGATCGTGCCGTCCTCGACGAGCAGCATCGTGGCAGCCGCCAGAACGGGCTTCGTCAGCGACGCGATCCGGAAGACCGTGTCCGTCCGCATCGCAGTACCGCCGAAGGCGGTGTCACCCATCGCCGTCACCTCGACGTCGTCCCCGTACGCGAGGGCGGTGACCAGGCCAGGCAGCTCCCCCCGGGCCACCCGGCCGGTCATCGCGGCGGTGAGTTTCTCGTTCAGCGGGCTCGCCATGATCGCCTCCAGTCGTGAGTCTTCACCAAGGCGTCGCACGACGGACCCGGGATACGACATCCGCCCGGAATTTCTTCGGCCTCAGTCCGGCAGCCGGGCCTCAGTCCGGAAGATCGGCGATGAAGTCGGAGACGTCGAGGCTCGCCAGCCGCTCGGGGTCGGCGAGGATGTCGATCGCGACGATCCGCCCGTCGACGACGGTCATCCCCATGACCCCGTAGAGCTGGCCGGACGGCGGGATGTTGATCACGCCCATCGCGCCGTTGACCAGCGCCGGGCGGGCGTACTGGGCCATCTTCGAGAACATGAGCGCCTGGCGGGCGACCGCCTCGGCCCCGCGCACGAGCCGGGCCACGTCGAACGGGGCCGCGCCGTAGTCCGCCCGGAGCACCACGTCGGGGTCGAGCAGCGCCACCAGCGCCTCGAAGTCGCCACCCCGCGAGGCCGCGAGGAACGCCTCGACCACCTCCCGCTGCCGGGCCAGGTCGCGGTCGGGAGCCGGGGCGCCACCCTGGATCCGCCGTCGGGCGCGGCTGGCGAGCTGCCGCGTCGCGCCCGGCGCCCGGCCGACGATCGGGGCGATGTCGTCGAACGGCAGCGCGAACATGTCGTGCAGCACGAAGGCCAACCGCTCGGCCGGGGTGAGGGTGTCGAGCACGACCTGCAGGGCCAGCCCGACCGAGTCGGCGAGCATCGCCTCCTGCTCCGGGTCGACGCCGTCGGCCGGGGCCACGATCGGATCGGGCACGTGCACGTCCAGCGGCTCCTCCCGGCGGGAGGTACGCGAGCGCAGCATGTCCAGGCACACTCGGCCGACCACGGTGGTCAGCCAGCCGCCCAGATTGCGTACCTCGGCGGCGTCGGACCGGTTGAGCCGGATCCAGGCTTCCTGAACAGCGTCGTCGGCCTCGGTCAGCGACCCCAGCATCCGGTACGCGACCGCGCGGAGGTGCGAGCGGTGCCCCTCGAATTCGTCGGCGAGCCATTCGGTGTCGTTCATGATCACATTCTTCCTCTCCGTTCATCACCCTGACGAACGGAGCGGCGCGAATGTGACCGGACTACTCGTGCTTGCCGGCGATTACTCGTAGTCGTCGTCCAGCGGAACGACCTGGGCCTGCTCGACGGCGTCGGCCTCGGGCACGTCGTCGCCGATCGCCGGCTCCACGGCGTCGTCGTCCTCGTCGAAGTCGTCGAACACGACGGGGAGGTCCTGTTCCTGGCGGTCGGCGTCGGGCACCTCGGTCACCTGGCCAACGTACCGAGAGTTGCGCCCGGCGTCGCGGCGAACCATCCGATTTCCCGGATCCGGTTGACACGCGTACGCGACCGGGCCCATACTCAACTCATCGGTTGATTAACCGGTCGGTTGAATAAGGTGGTCACGGTGGATCAGCTCAGCACGGTGTTCGCGGCGCTCGCCGACCCGACGAGACGGGCCATCCTCGCCCGGCTCGCCGAGGGCGACGCGACCGTGAACCAGCTGGCCGAACCGTTCCCGATCAGCCTCCAGGCGGTCTCCAAGCATCTGAAGGTGCTGGAGCAGGCCGGGCTGATCACCCGGGGTCGTGACGCTCAATGGCGGCCATGCCGCTTGGCGCCGGCTCCGCTACGGGACGTCACCGAATGGGTAGAGACCTACCGGCGCTTCTGGGAGGCGCG
This genomic interval carries:
- a CDS encoding serine hydrolase domain-containing protein → MASPLNEKLTAAMTGRVARGELPGLVTALAYGDDVEVTAMGDTAFGGTAMRTDTVFRIASLTKPVLAAATMLLVEDGTIALDEPVDRLLPELADRRVLRTLDAPLDDTVPAERPITVEDLLTFRLGHGMITEPSFQPAYPIIEAARDAELVLDVPDPRTPLDPDEWIRRFGELPLMDQPGTRWRYNTGTLVLGVLVARAATKPLGDFLAERLFAPLNMPDTGFWLPEEEAHRIPAAYLSDLQGGPLQESPLSRAAEWTRPPAFPSGSAGLLSTAPDLLAFAQMLRRNGDGLLSADSVRRMTTNHLTPEQLGSAGMLLGGRGWGYGMSVTVAPDDATDAPGRYGWEGGSGTVWFTDPHKDSIGIALSQVADFYLLGGTAEFTRLAYAR
- a CDS encoding ArsR/SmtB family transcription factor — protein: MVTVDQLSTVFAALADPTRRAILARLAEGDATVNQLAEPFPISLQAVSKHLKVLEQAGLITRGRDAQWRPCRLAPAPLRDVTEWVETYRRFWEARYDRLDDYLQELQQTPKEK
- the sigJ gene encoding RNA polymerase sigma factor SigJ; the encoded protein is MNDTEWLADEFEGHRSHLRAVAYRMLGSLTEADDAVQEAWIRLNRSDAAEVRNLGGWLTTVVGRVCLDMLRSRTSRREEPLDVHVPDPIVAPADGVDPEQEAMLADSVGLALQVVLDTLTPAERLAFVLHDMFALPFDDIAPIVGRAPGATRQLASRARRRIQGGAPAPDRDLARQREVVEAFLAASRGGDFEALVALLDPDVVLRADYGAAPFDVARLVRGAEAVARQALMFSKMAQYARPALVNGAMGVINIPPSGQLYGVMGMTVVDGRIVAIDILADPERLASLDVSDFIADLPD